One Streptomyces sp. CNQ-509 DNA window includes the following coding sequences:
- the pglW gene encoding BREX system serine/threonine kinase PglW codes for MKKDRWTAVAPSEYPHEQAALERILTPLPDDGPWRAWSNFTFVSQTGHVREVDLLVVTPGGVHMIELKSLHGRVERRGGQWVQIPPGNRRGYGRGLGDPLRLTNQKSKELASLLRRYGARVYVTEGVCFTEDGLDLALPPHELNAHIYNGVPALLAELRLPPREDRFRISSQASTGIGRALTQVGIQQVVREAKVGPFILDKRPFDTGVTWADYAGRHEQLSETVRVRVHLRPRNSSSEARKALVEAARREADTLKRIHHPAVVRIRDYYPSDHEAGPALTFDHHPERLHLDEFLDRWGEVLNLEDRLALVRQIAEAIKYAHAKRLYHRALTPRSIHVIPRCKAAEGRELSEEERWRQPMMQVSDWQLASRTITSSGVSLAPSTVSDGSVGDASDPYLAPELTAPKADPARMDVYGIGTLAYLLITGSSPAGTRAELQASSERGERLAPSAVRDGIPPFLDDLIDTATAQQPDRRLDAVSDFLEMLAAVEEDLRPAAVQEEEQPEQEPADDPDPLEVPPGTLLQGRWRVRRRLGTGSTARALLVLDERQGKSDAFAVLKVALDDDKSEALQREAETLDRLRDSSIIRLLVPGTFTVGGRTVLATEYVGNIKAEADDKRDDRTARDETMARVLGRQGRLTMDELERYSDNLFNALYYLEGEGVWHRDIKPDNIAIRIRPNGTRQALLLDFSLASVSARETGAGTAGYLDPFVGTVMRNLYDDAAERYALAATLHQMASNELPQWGDGSVTPRMTEPKEWPYPTIASEGFEDELRDGLTEFFRKALARDAKQRHKDLREMRTSWQRVFLDAQRLAASAGHESLRRQGQSSAPEGEADTAELRNQLAEVATRDTPLVRAGLTPSAYSILRDMKLTTVGEFLDRASRTFINRPGLGARTRTEIQRRQKEWRARLGSQPEPQPSPSPQERTLPEARIEHIVGLGPDVQDIDHLLARIVPPAAGRKKRLHEVAVHLLRAPGADGTLPDLPVWPLQKDAAQAVGFADQSTFSRELKKLRKLWAEDEGLLEVRAAVLEQLRTLGRVASVDALAGWLLGTRGYSLGDPEVRRAAAFAVLRALIEREQQLSVGDGAFQHFAPYKATDPVRRAGFLALEVDPDNEADGPDTPAAPALLSYVKRLGDAADRLAGRDSLPGSSTVLAELSAVRLPEGDFSWDDRRVATLAAQASQNAALSPRLEIYPRDLGLIRALRLTQAGLVRVLPGLPEKQQPGLPLREVLERVNDRFPALAALAGMKDRPEELLKALREAGFDLKYAADKKAFLPRKFEAVLSYTSAFSGSGSGTGGPLDPESAAALADAQLAGAARRDGFRVLTVRARSAPAVGRELRRQYGARAVSVTELFLKGLRGELTPGRAMPAWEVVVRADVLPAGQRPTGFTNLVGAVWQAVQGVLEAELAASAPAPTSGDGRDAPVLLADAAVFARYDGMHVLDRLTALARRGGRPLWVLVAQDDETAVPKLAGRPVPYLEAQQEWIPIPKSWTRMHEPTVLEGVTA; via the coding sequence ATGAAGAAGGATCGCTGGACGGCCGTCGCTCCTTCCGAGTACCCGCACGAACAGGCGGCCCTTGAGAGGATCCTCACGCCTCTACCGGACGACGGTCCGTGGCGGGCGTGGTCCAACTTCACCTTCGTCAGCCAGACGGGTCACGTTCGTGAGGTCGACCTCCTGGTCGTGACGCCGGGTGGCGTGCACATGATCGAGCTGAAGAGTCTGCACGGCCGGGTGGAACGGCGCGGCGGCCAGTGGGTGCAGATCCCGCCGGGGAACCGACGCGGGTACGGGAGGGGCCTCGGCGATCCACTGCGCCTCACCAACCAGAAGTCCAAGGAACTGGCTTCCCTGCTGCGCAGGTACGGCGCGAGGGTGTACGTCACCGAGGGCGTGTGCTTCACCGAGGACGGCCTCGACCTGGCGCTGCCGCCGCACGAGCTGAACGCCCACATCTACAACGGCGTCCCGGCCCTCCTCGCGGAGCTCCGGCTGCCGCCTCGCGAGGACCGTTTCAGGATCTCGTCGCAGGCCAGCACGGGCATCGGCAGGGCGCTCACTCAGGTCGGTATCCAGCAGGTGGTCAGGGAGGCGAAGGTCGGCCCGTTCATCCTGGACAAGCGGCCCTTCGACACGGGTGTCACCTGGGCCGACTACGCGGGCAGACACGAGCAGTTATCCGAGACCGTGCGCGTGCGGGTCCATCTGCGGCCCCGCAACTCGAGCAGCGAGGCGCGTAAGGCACTCGTCGAGGCGGCGAGGCGGGAGGCCGACACACTCAAGCGGATCCACCACCCCGCTGTGGTGCGCATTCGGGACTACTACCCCTCCGACCATGAAGCGGGCCCGGCCCTCACCTTCGACCACCACCCCGAGCGGCTGCACCTGGACGAGTTCCTCGACCGGTGGGGTGAAGTGCTGAACCTGGAGGACCGGCTCGCACTCGTCCGCCAGATCGCCGAGGCGATCAAGTACGCGCACGCCAAGCGGCTTTACCACCGTGCTCTCACGCCGCGCTCGATCCATGTCATCCCTCGCTGCAAGGCTGCGGAAGGGCGAGAACTGAGCGAGGAGGAGCGCTGGCGGCAGCCCATGATGCAAGTATCCGACTGGCAGCTCGCCTCGCGCACGATCACCTCAAGCGGAGTGAGCCTGGCACCGTCCACGGTGTCGGACGGGAGCGTCGGCGACGCCTCGGATCCTTATCTGGCGCCGGAGTTGACGGCCCCGAAGGCCGATCCGGCGCGCATGGACGTGTACGGCATCGGCACGCTCGCCTATCTGCTCATCACCGGCAGCTCTCCCGCCGGGACCCGCGCGGAGCTGCAGGCCAGCTCGGAGAGGGGCGAGCGGCTCGCCCCGTCGGCGGTCAGGGACGGCATCCCGCCGTTCCTCGACGACCTGATCGACACCGCCACCGCTCAGCAGCCGGACCGGCGGCTCGACGCGGTGAGCGACTTCCTGGAAATGCTGGCGGCGGTCGAGGAGGACCTCAGGCCCGCCGCCGTACAGGAGGAGGAGCAGCCGGAGCAGGAGCCTGCCGACGACCCCGACCCGCTTGAGGTCCCGCCGGGCACGCTCCTGCAGGGGCGCTGGCGGGTGCGCCGCCGCCTCGGTACCGGCTCGACGGCGCGTGCCCTCCTGGTGCTGGACGAACGGCAGGGGAAGAGTGACGCGTTCGCGGTACTGAAGGTGGCGCTCGACGACGACAAGTCGGAGGCGTTGCAGCGCGAGGCGGAGACTCTCGACCGACTGCGGGACTCGAGCATCATCCGGCTGCTCGTGCCGGGGACGTTCACCGTGGGCGGGCGTACGGTCCTGGCCACCGAGTACGTAGGCAACATCAAGGCCGAGGCCGACGACAAGCGCGACGACCGCACCGCTCGGGACGAGACCATGGCGCGCGTCCTGGGGCGCCAGGGCCGCCTCACCATGGACGAGCTGGAGCGCTACAGCGACAACCTGTTCAACGCCCTCTACTACCTGGAGGGCGAGGGCGTCTGGCATCGCGACATCAAACCGGACAACATCGCGATCCGGATCCGTCCGAACGGCACCAGGCAGGCCCTCCTCCTCGACTTCTCGCTGGCCTCCGTCTCCGCCCGCGAGACCGGCGCGGGCACAGCCGGCTATCTCGACCCGTTCGTCGGCACGGTGATGCGGAACCTGTACGACGACGCCGCGGAACGGTACGCACTCGCCGCGACGCTGCACCAGATGGCGTCGAACGAGCTGCCGCAGTGGGGCGACGGCTCCGTCACCCCGCGGATGACGGAGCCGAAGGAGTGGCCGTACCCGACGATCGCCTCGGAGGGCTTCGAGGACGAACTGCGCGACGGGCTCACCGAGTTCTTCCGCAAGGCGCTCGCCCGCGATGCGAAGCAGCGCCACAAGGACCTGCGGGAGATGCGCACGTCCTGGCAGCGGGTGTTCCTGGACGCGCAACGCCTGGCCGCCAGCGCCGGACACGAGTCGCTGAGGCGGCAGGGGCAGAGCTCCGCACCGGAGGGCGAAGCCGACACCGCCGAGCTGCGCAACCAGCTTGCCGAGGTCGCCACCCGTGACACTCCTCTGGTGCGTGCGGGCCTGACGCCGTCCGCGTACTCGATTCTGCGGGACATGAAGCTCACCACGGTCGGTGAGTTCCTCGACCGGGCCAGCCGTACGTTCATCAACCGGCCAGGGCTCGGTGCCCGTACGCGGACGGAGATCCAGCGGCGGCAGAAGGAGTGGCGTGCCCGCCTCGGCTCGCAGCCCGAGCCGCAGCCGTCGCCGTCACCGCAGGAGAGGACGCTGCCCGAGGCGCGAATCGAGCACATCGTCGGGCTGGGCCCCGACGTCCAGGACATCGACCACCTTCTCGCCCGGATCGTCCCGCCTGCTGCCGGCCGGAAGAAGCGGCTGCACGAGGTGGCCGTGCACCTGCTGCGCGCGCCCGGCGCCGACGGCACGCTGCCGGACCTTCCGGTGTGGCCGCTGCAGAAGGATGCCGCGCAGGCCGTCGGGTTCGCCGACCAGTCGACGTTCTCGAGAGAGTTGAAGAAGCTCCGCAAGCTGTGGGCGGAGGATGAGGGCCTGCTGGAGGTGCGAGCGGCGGTACTGGAGCAGCTTCGCACGCTCGGCCGGGTCGCCTCCGTGGACGCGCTGGCCGGCTGGCTGCTCGGCACCCGCGGCTACTCCCTGGGAGACCCGGAGGTACGGCGGGCCGCCGCCTTCGCCGTGTTACGCGCGCTGATCGAACGCGAGCAGCAACTGTCCGTGGGCGACGGGGCTTTCCAGCACTTCGCCCCGTACAAGGCGACCGATCCGGTACGCCGCGCGGGCTTCCTCGCGCTGGAGGTCGACCCGGACAACGAAGCGGACGGACCCGACACCCCGGCCGCGCCCGCGCTGCTCAGCTACGTGAAGCGGCTCGGTGACGCCGCAGACCGGCTCGCGGGACGGGACTCCCTGCCGGGTTCGAGCACGGTGCTCGCCGAGTTGAGCGCGGTGAGGCTGCCCGAGGGCGACTTCTCCTGGGACGACCGGCGCGTGGCCACCCTCGCCGCCCAGGCGAGCCAGAACGCCGCGCTGTCGCCGCGGCTCGAGATCTACCCGCGCGATCTGGGCCTCATCCGCGCCCTGCGACTCACTCAGGCGGGTCTGGTCCGGGTCCTGCCGGGGCTGCCCGAGAAGCAGCAGCCGGGGCTGCCCCTGCGCGAGGTCCTCGAACGTGTCAACGACCGCTTCCCCGCTCTGGCGGCGCTCGCCGGGATGAAGGACAGGCCCGAGGAACTGCTCAAGGCGCTGCGCGAGGCGGGGTTCGACCTCAAGTACGCGGCCGACAAGAAGGCGTTCCTGCCCCGGAAATTCGAGGCGGTCCTGTCGTACACCTCGGCCTTCAGCGGCAGCGGTTCCGGGACCGGCGGCCCGCTGGACCCGGAGTCGGCCGCGGCGCTGGCCGATGCGCAGTTGGCGGGCGCCGCGCGGCGCGACGGGTTCCGGGTGCTGACCGTGCGCGCGCGGAGCGCCCCGGCGGTGGGACGGGAACTGCGTCGCCAGTACGGCGCGCGGGCGGTGTCCGTGACCGAGCTGTTCCTGAAGGGGCTGCGGGGCGAACTCACGCCCGGGCGCGCGATGCCGGCGTGGGAGGTCGTGGTGAGGGCGGACGTCCTTCCGGCCGGGCAGCGTCCGACGGGGTTCACCAACCTGGTGGGGGCGGTGTGGCAGGCCGTGCAGGGGGTGCTGGAAGCGGAGCTGGCGGCTTCGGCCCCGGCCCCGACTTCCGGTGATGGCCGCGATGCCCCTGTCCTCCTCGCCGACGCCGCCGTCTTCGCCCGCTACGACGGCATGCACGTCCTCGACCGGCTGACCGCGCTCGCCCGGCGCGGTGGCCGCCCCCTGTGGGTCCTTGTCGCCCAGGACGACGAGACCGCCGTCCCGAAACTCGCCGGACGCCCCGTTCCGTACCTCGAGGCCCAGCAGGAGTGGATCCCCATTCCCAAGTCCTGGACCCGCATGCACGAACCGACCGTTCTCGAAGGAGTCACCGCGTGA
- the brxD gene encoding BREX system ATP-binding protein BrxD gives MVPVNDVRGQVSTVRRRSVVDALRRGAVPEQGLDLLATGLDRFAPAVDEELETVAGGGSVFKAVRGEYGSGKTFFTRWLAERGKARGFAVCEIQISENETPLHKLETVYRRLIERLATSAFPPSALQQVVDGWFYALEEDALADGVGEDALADAVDRLMSARLAEVSRHAPAFAAALRGYRQALEAGDDTSAAAVLAWLGGQPHVSAAARKTAGVRGDLDHFGALGFLQGLLTVLRDTGHAGLVVVLDEVETLQRVRSDARDKALNALRQLIDEVHSGRFPGLYLVITGTPAFYDGPQGVQRLAPLAQRLATDFTTDPRFDNPRAVQIRLPGFTGERLVQLGLKVRDLYAAGAGDPVRIREVADEAYIDDLAKAVGGRLGGKVGVAPRIFLKKLVGDVLDRIDQFEEFDPRLHYQLTLSGGELTDTERNAAAADDIGLEL, from the coding sequence ATGGTGCCCGTGAATGACGTACGTGGTCAGGTCAGCACCGTACGGCGGCGAAGCGTCGTGGACGCACTGCGGCGGGGAGCCGTGCCCGAGCAGGGGCTTGATCTGCTCGCGACCGGCCTCGACCGGTTCGCCCCCGCTGTGGACGAGGAGCTGGAAACCGTCGCAGGCGGCGGCTCCGTCTTCAAAGCGGTGCGCGGCGAGTACGGCTCCGGCAAGACGTTCTTCACCCGGTGGCTCGCCGAGCGCGGCAAGGCCCGCGGGTTCGCCGTCTGTGAGATCCAGATATCGGAGAACGAGACGCCGCTGCACAAGCTCGAGACCGTCTACCGGCGGCTCATCGAACGGCTCGCCACCTCGGCCTTCCCGCCCAGCGCGCTGCAGCAGGTCGTCGACGGCTGGTTCTACGCACTGGAGGAGGACGCGCTCGCCGACGGAGTGGGCGAGGACGCCCTTGCCGATGCCGTGGACCGGTTGATGTCGGCGCGGCTCGCCGAGGTTTCCCGGCACGCACCGGCCTTCGCCGCCGCACTGCGCGGCTACCGCCAGGCGCTCGAAGCCGGCGATGACACGTCGGCCGCCGCCGTCCTCGCCTGGCTCGGCGGACAGCCGCACGTGTCCGCCGCGGCGCGCAAGACGGCCGGGGTGCGTGGTGACCTCGACCACTTCGGGGCCCTCGGGTTCCTCCAGGGGCTCCTCACCGTCCTGCGTGACACCGGTCATGCCGGCCTCGTCGTCGTACTCGACGAGGTGGAGACGCTGCAGCGGGTCCGCTCCGACGCCCGCGACAAGGCCCTCAACGCGCTGCGCCAGCTCATCGACGAGGTGCACTCCGGCCGGTTCCCCGGCCTCTATCTGGTGATCACCGGCACCCCGGCCTTCTACGACGGGCCGCAGGGTGTGCAGCGACTCGCCCCCCTCGCACAGCGGCTCGCCACCGACTTCACGACCGACCCTCGCTTCGACAACCCGCGTGCCGTGCAGATCCGGCTGCCGGGCTTCACCGGGGAGCGCCTCGTCCAGCTCGGGCTGAAGGTCCGGGACCTGTACGCCGCCGGAGCGGGCGATCCGGTACGGATCCGGGAGGTGGCCGACGAGGCGTACATCGACGACCTCGCCAAGGCAGTCGGCGGGCGCCTGGGCGGGAAGGTCGGCGTCGCCCCGCGGATCTTCCTGAAGAAGCTCGTCGGAGACGTCCTCGACCGGATCGACCAGTTCGAGGAGTTCGACCCGCGGCTCCACTATCAACTCACCTTGTCCGGGGGTGAGTTGACGGATACGGAACGCAACGCTGCGGCAGCGGACGACATCGGCCTGGAGCTGTGA